The sequence GACGATCGCGTCGGTGAGGGAACGGACCATGTCCAGCCGCGGATAGGCGGCGTGCAGTGCCTCGGCCTGCTCGTCGGTGACGACGTCGAGGTGGTCGGCGCCCCCGGGGCCACCGAAGTCGAGGGCCACGCCCTCACGCACGAGCGTGCACAGCGTGCCGCGGCGTTCCGCGATGCCCGGGGAGGTGTGCAGGGCGATGGCCTGCCAGACCTGGTCGGCGTCGGCCTCGGACACCGCGTGGTCGATGAGGAACGAGGCGGCCCGGTCGGCGCCTTCCACTTCGAACCGCTGGGTGTGCGGCCCGTCCGAGGCCACGCCGAGGTCGTGCATCGCGCACGCGGCGAACAACAGGTCGTCGTCGTAGTCGCGGTCGGCGGCGAGGCCCCGCCGGACGGCGAGCAGCCGGGCGAACAGGTAGCTGCGGATGCTGTGGTGGAAGACGGACGGCGTCTCCACCGATCGGATGAGACCGATGACGGCGTCGGCAAGTGGCGTGCCGGGCAGCGTGGTCGGGTCGGCGGTCGCCTCGTGAGTAGGTCCGGTCATGCCTTCAGCCTGGCCGCGACGGCTGTGACCTGGCGAGCGGCAAAATTTCCATGCTTCGTTAGGATCTTGCCATGACAGTGCATCATGTCGCCGTACTGGCGCTGGACGGGGTCACCCCGCTCGACCTGGCGATCCCGACGCAGATCTTCACCGCCCGGCCGGAAACCACCTACGAGATGACCCTGTGCGCGCTGGACACGAAGGTGCGGACCACCGCGGGTTTCGCCCTCGTCGCCGACGGGGGCCTGGAGCAGGTGCGCGCCGCCGACACCGTGATCGTGCCGGGATTCGAACCGATCACCGCGGTGCCGGACACCGTGCTCGACACGCTGGCCGAAGCCCGCGACCGGGGCAGGCGCGTGGTGTCGATCTGCACGGGCGCCTTCGCGCTGGCCGCGGCGGGCGTGCTGGACGGGCTGCACGCCACGACCCACTGGAAGCACATCGACGACTTCGAGCGGGACTTCCCGGCCGTCACGGTCGACCATGACGTGCTCTACGTCGACGAGGGCGACGTCCTCACCTCGGCCGGGGTGTGCTGCGGCATCGACCTGTGCCTGCACATCGTTCGCCGCGACCTCGGCGCGGAGGTGGCGAACGAGATCGCCCGCGGTCTGGTCGCCGCCCCGCACCGGGACGGTGGGCAGTCCCAGTACGTGCCGGCTCCCGTCGCGGTGGCCGGTGAGGCTTCGCTCTCCGGTACCCGCGGCTGGGCCCTGCACCGGCT is a genomic window of Streptomyces sp. WP-1 containing:
- a CDS encoding HD domain-containing protein produces the protein MTGPTHEATADPTTLPGTPLADAVIGLIRSVETPSVFHHSIRSYLFARLLAVRRGLAADRDYDDDLLFAACAMHDLGVASDGPHTQRFEVEGADRAASFLIDHAVSEADADQVWQAIALHTSPGIAERRGTLCTLVREGVALDFGGPGGADHLDVVTDEQAEALHAAYPRLDMVRSLTDAIVAQAAKDPRNAPRHTVPGELLRERETYGRTRLEHACRSSRWGD
- a CDS encoding GlxA family transcriptional regulator, whose translation is MTVHHVAVLALDGVTPLDLAIPTQIFTARPETTYEMTLCALDTKVRTTAGFALVADGGLEQVRAADTVIVPGFEPITAVPDTVLDTLAEARDRGRRVVSICTGAFALAAAGVLDGLHATTHWKHIDDFERDFPAVTVDHDVLYVDEGDVLTSAGVCCGIDLCLHIVRRDLGAEVANEIARGLVAAPHRDGGQSQYVPAPVAVAGEASLSGTRGWALHRLGEPLTLRVLARHAGLSQRTFMRRFTEETGTTPLQWLLGARLGRARELLESTDRSVDQVARDCGLGTAANLRLHFRRALDTTPTAYRRAFTRLASRGPAGSPDPMARPRTGAAAAAR